The Niabella beijingensis genomic interval AGCCATAGGAAAATACAGATGGACGATCTGCGGACTGCTGTTCTTTGCCACGACGGTGAACTACCTGGACCGGCAGGTGCTGAGTTTGTTAGCACCGGAACTGACACATAAGTTTGGATGGACAAACAGTGACTATGGAAATATAACCGCGGTATTTCAGTTTGTATATGCATTGTCCATGCTGTTTGCAGGACGTATCGTAGATAAATTAGGAACAAAATGGGGCTATGCCTGGGCGTTGATCATCTGGTCGGTTGGTGCGATCATGCATGCGGAAGCAGTAAATATCGGTCATGCCGCCAACACGGTATTAAGCTGGTTTGGTATCGCGGCAGTTCCGGTGTCCATTATCGGGTTTATGATCGCCCGGGCGGTACTGGGTTTTGGTGAGGCCGGAAACTTTCCGGCTGCGATCAAGGCCACGGCCGAATATTTTCCCAAAAAGGAACGTTCCCTTGCAACGGGCATCTTTAATTCAGGAACAAATCTGGGGGCGATACTGGCACCGTTAACCGTTCCCTGGATAGCAGGACACTGGGGCTGGGAATCTACTTTTATTATCATCGGTGCTATTGGCTTTCTCTGGCTCCTGTTCTGGTTTTATTATTATGATATCCCGGAAAAGCAGAAGCGGTTGTCGCAGGAGGAGCTGGCCTATATTCAAAGCGATGTGGATGAAAATACCAATCAGTCCGCTGCAGTTCCCGGTGCAAAAGTACCCTGGTTTAAATTGCTGGGTTATAAGCAGACCTGGTCGTTTGCTATCGGAAAATTCCTTACAGACGGGGTATGGTGGTTTTATCTGTTCTGGCTGCCCAAATACCTGGAAGCACAATACGGCTTAACAGGACAGGCATTGGCTCTTCCCCTTTTTGTATTATACAGCATGACGATGGTGGGCAGCATTGGCGGCGGCTGGTTCCCGATGTATTTCATCAAAAAGGGATACCATGCATACGACGGACGGATGCGTGCCATGATCCTGATTGCATTATTCCCCTTGCTGGTGTTACTGGCACAACCCCTTGGACACATCAGTTATTGGGTGCCCGTATTGCTGATCGGTATCGGTGCGTCTGCTCACCAAGCCTGGAGTGCCAATATCTTTACAACCGTTTCAGATATGTTCCCCAAGAAAACGGTAGCTTCTGTAACGGGTATTGGTGGAATGGCCGGAGGGATCGGCGGTGTGGTCGTTTCGCTGATAAGCGGAAAATTATTTGACTATTATAAAGCGCTGGGACACATAGAAACCGGGTACGCTATCATCTTTGGATTTTGTGCCATTGCGTATGTATTATCCTGGATCATTATGAAATCCCTGGTGCCAAAATATAAGCCGATCACGGATCTGTAAAATCAGGATACAGTATAAATAAAAACTCCCGGCAGGTTCCGGGAGTTTTTTATTTTATTGACTTACGGTTATCGTTAGTTATGGGAGAACTGCTTCGGGTTTTGAAGCTGCATAACGCAATAGACGGGGCAGCAGGAATGCTGGTATTGCCGGTAATCGGTCGATAATGAAACTAAGTGTAGATGCCCTCAATTTCCTTTTTGAACTTTTCCAGGATCACTTTCCGCTTCAGGCTCAGTTTCGGGGTCATTTCACCGGTATCCACGCTCCACTCATTTGGCAGCAATTCAAATTTTTTGATCTGCTCGATGTGATTAAAATTGACATTGTGGTGATCGATGACCGACCGGAAGAGCTCATGTACCTTAGGATCCTTCACAATGGCCTCATTGCTGCCGATCTCCAGTTTCTGCTCCTGCATCCAGTCTTTCACCGCATGAAACGAGGGAACGATCAGCGCACTTACAAATTTTTTGTCATTGCCCACTACCATGATCTGCTCGATGAATTTGCTTTCTTTCATTTTGTTTTCGATAGGCTGCGGGGCCACATATTTTCCGCCGCTGGTTTTGAACAACTCCTTTTTACGGTCGGTGATTTTTAAAAAACGGTCTTCCACCCAAACGCCGATATCACCCGTATAGAGCCAGCCGTCCTTTACAACTTCATCTGTTAGTTCGGGATGTTTATAGTACCCCTGCATTACACAGGCGCTTCTGGCAAGGATCTCTCCATCTTCCGCTATTTTTACTTCAATGCCTTCAATGGGAGGGCCTACTGTGCCATAATAAGTGCCTCCGGTTTCTTCCCGGTTGACACAAATGACCGGACTGTGCTCTGTTGGGCCGTAACCTTCATAAACAGGAATGCCTGCCGCATTAAAAATGCGGAGCAGCCGCTCTGGTGCCGCCGCACCGCCGGTGATAATAAAACGGATGCGTCCGCCCAGGGCTTCGCGCCATTTGCTGAACACCAGCTTGCGGGCGATCCCCAGCTGCCATTTGTAAAAAGCGCCCTTACCGGCCCGGTTATCGTATTGGGTACCGAGATTTACACTCCAGTAGAATAATTTCTTTTTGATCCCGGTCAGCTCCTTTCCTTTGAGCATGATCTTTTCATACACTTTTTCCAGCAGCCGGGGTACCGTAGTGAAACCATCCGGTTTGATTTCTCTTAGATTATCGGCAATGGTTTCCATGCTCTCGGCATAATAGATGCTGATACCGCTGAACAGGTACAGGTAGGTGATCATCTTTTCAAAAATATGATTCAGCGGCAGAAAACTCAGCGTGCGGGTCTGCGGCTGATCCGGAAAAGGAAAGCTGGCCTTTGAATAATAAATGTTGCTGACAATGTTTTCATGACTCAGCATAACTCCCTTTGGAGTACCGGTGGTACCGGAGGTATAGATAATGGTGGCGGTATGCTGCGGACTGTACTGCTCCCTTGCTATTGTCAGGGTAGCCTCCTGTTCCTCCGTTACCGGGACAAACAATGCCGAATAATGCGGTGTTCCTTCAATTTCATCAAATGAATAAATGCCCCGCAAAAAATTACTTTTAACAGAGCGCACTTTATCCAGTAGCTCCCGGTTGCTTACAAAAATGAATTTGGCCTCCGATTCATTCAGGATAAACTCCAGTTCATGAGGATTGGTGGTAGGGTAAATCGGGATAAGAATGGCCCCGGTCTGCTGTACTGCCAGGTCCGTAAATACCCATTCCGGCCGGTTCTGGCTGATGATGGCGATTTTGTCACTTTCCTCGGCGGATGTATTTTTCCCATGGACCCCTTTTTGGAGCAATCCCAACGATAGCTGGTCAACAATGGCACGGACCTCCTTTGTTGAATAAGATTTCCAACTGCCGTTGATCTTTGCATTCAGCATATCCGGCTTGGGAAAATGTTTCAATTGGTGGGCAATCGCATCAAACAATCTGTAAGCAGGGAAATTCATTAGCTATCATTTAGTTCTAATATACAATTTAAGAAAAATCCGGTAAATAAAAAACCACTCCGGTAGTGAAGTGGTTCAATGTTGAAAGTAAAAGTCTTATTTCCGGTTGGAATAAACCTGCCCCGCCGGCATTTTAAACACGCGGGATTTATGAAACTCGGTAAATTTATCGTAAAGCGTTTTATTATTGCTGGCCCAGGTTTCAAAAGCCGACTGATTGTTTACAGGACCGAACATCCACTGGTTGTACGCATCAAAAATGCCATCCTTCATTAATTGCTGGTGGTATTCAAATAAGCGGTAAGGATATTTTTTGTTGTAATTGTTGATCCAGTCCAGCACAAAACGGGTGCGGATCATGGCGAGGGTTTCCGGCGTCAGTCCCTGCGCGGTGATGCCCGATTGGCGTGCAAAGGTTTCCAGTACTGCTTTGGCAAATTCATTTTTCGTGTTTGATGCAGTTTGGGAAAGATTTCCGGAGAACAATTCCTTATAGGCATCCAGCACCATTTTTTTTATGTTACCGGATTTTGGGTTCAGGCTTTCCATATTGGCATAGATCTCACCGTAGAGGATGGCCCATATTTTCCCTTCCGGCTGTTTGTAGTAATAAACAGCTGCATTATAGTAGTTACCGCTGTAGGAGGGGGCCATTTCCATTCCTTTTTCCCACATGGAGATGGCCGCTGTTCCGTTTTTCATTATTTCCAGCACTTCGCCGTACTCGCTGTAAAGCGGTCCCTGTTTCGGGAATTTTTCGATAGCTGTTTTATAGATCTTTTCCGCTTCTTTGCCGTTATCGGTGCCGCGGTAAAGTGTTCCTGCCAGCTGGTAAGCAGCTACATCTGCATTCTCTGAAGCTATTACCGGTTTGATGATCTCCAGTCCCTTGGCATAGTCCTTTTTATAATAGTAGGCCAGGGCCAGGTCCTTTTGAACATCGATGTTGTTTTTATCGGTCTGGGCAGCCTTGTTCAATACCAGTACTGCGTTATCCATATCACCCGACAACATGAATTTTCTTGCATTTTCGCGCATGGAAGCAATCTCATCCTGACCAAACGCCATAACGGTTCCCATTAAAAAAAGGCCCGCGGTAAAAATCTTCTTCATTTTTTTATATTTTTAAATAACTGATTAACAGCCTGTTTAAATGCTTTCTGGTTATTTAGCAAAAAATAAGCCGAACCACCGAATAGAGGACGTAAAAATAGAACAAAGGGTGGTAGCGCCATAATTTTTATTTTTCCTAACAAATTGGGCATCATAGCCTTTTTCTGCGAAAGATCCCTGTGCTATCGGTGTCTACAAAAATACCGCCGGTGCGGGATGCAGGGCGGTATCTTAAATCAGTGTGTAGGCAGTCAGCTGCTACAATAAATGCGTCAGTAAGCCGTCCCTGAGCTTAGGCTCAAACCAGGTGCTTTTCGGAGGCATTACTTCGCCGCTGTCAGCAATGTCAAACAGCTGCTGGATGGTAACAGGGTACAGGCTGAATGCCACGTTCATTTCGCCGCTGTTCACACGTTTTTCCAGCTCCTGGATACCCCGGATGCCGCCAACAAAATCGATGCGCTTATCAGTGCGCTGATCTTTTATTCCCAGTAACTTGTCCAGTACATTTTCGGCCAGTATGGATACATCCAGGATGCCGATGGGATCTTCTGTAAAGGTACCCGGCCGGCTCCTCAGCAAATACCATTTCCCGTCGAGGTACATTCCGAACTCGTGCAGCCGGCCGGGCTTTACGGCAGTTTCGGAGGCGGTCACTTCAAAGTCTTCATGGAGCGCCGCTATAAAATTTTCCGTAGTATGTCCGTTAAGGTCTTTGATCACGCGGTTGTAATCCAATATAGCAAGTTCCGCCGCCGGGAAGATAACGGTGAGGAAATAAGCCGCTTCTGCACTGTTGGGCAACGCTTTGTGAACCTTGGCGGCAGAGGCTGCGCGGTGATGACCGTCGGCAATATAGGTGGCTGGAACTTTTTCTCGGAATAAAGTAGTGATCTGCTCAATTACAGCGTCGTCATTTACCACCCAGACAGTATGCCGGATGCCGTCTTCAGCAGTAAAATCATATTCAGGAGCATGCTCTTTTTTCCATTGATCGATCAGGGCGTCCAGTTCGGCTACATTATTATAGGCAAGAAACACCTTGCCGGTTTGTGCTTCGATGGTGCTCATATGGTTAATGCGGTCCTGTTCTTTCTCCGGCCGGGTGAACTCATGCTTTTTTATCAGGCCGTTTTCATAATCCGAAACTGCAGATGCCGCTACCAGCCCGGTTTGGCTTCTTCCGTCCATAATCAGCTGATAGATATAATAACAGGGTTTGTCTTCTTTAAAAAGCAGGCCCTTTTGTTGAAAAGCTGCGAGGTTTTCCTTGGCTTTTTCATACACGGTGCTGCTGTGCAGCGGAACATCCGGGGCAAGATCCACTTCTGCTTTTGTAATGTGTAGAAAAGATTCGGGATTGTTTTTAACTTCTTCCCGGGCTTCTTCACTGTTTAATACATCATAAGGACGGGACGCAACTTTGGCGGCTACTGCTTTATCGGGGCGCAGTGCCGGAAAGGGTTTGATAACTGACATAATGTGATTATAGTTGTTTGTTTTAATCGATTGTGTAATTTTTTTGGATCAATGCGGAGCTGTACCCGGTTTCTCCATTTCCACCACGCCACCGGTAACAGTATACTTCATGGCATCGCCGGGGGTAATGTCCTCGATCATACGAACGCGTTCCCTCGGAAGGATATAAAGCTGCCCGGCAAAGTTATAGGCCTGGGGTACATAAACGCCGATCATATTGACGCCCAGGTTGAATTTTTCCATTTCCTCATCGGTGATAAATCCCACGATCCAGATATCTTCATTAAAGATGTTGGCCAATACCGGTTTGGTAAATTTCTTTTTATCGCCCGCAAAGGCTTTGAAAAAATCCTTGATCGAGGTATAGAGCAGCTTGATGCCGGGAGTACGTTCCAGCCAGTGGTCAAAAAAGTTAATGACGGCTTCCATGATCAGGGAAGAGCTGATCCAGCCGATAAAGATCACGAAGAGGAGGATGGTCAGAAACCCCAGTCCCGGTATCACCATTACGGGCCGCAACAGGTTGTCTACCCAGTTAAAAAGCTGGTAAAGTATATAGATCGTAATCGTAATGGGAGCCAGGATAATGAGTCCCTGGAGAAAATAGCGGAACAACCGCTTTATGATACTGTCTTCCTTTTTATAATTCGCCGTGGCCATGATTTCCGGCAAAAATAGAATGTTTTTCAACAGGTTGCCCGTCTGAGTTGTTTTTTCCGGCGGTTCACCGGTAAAAAAATACCGTTTGCCGGTATGGACAGCGCCGGAAAAGAGTCGTATAATAACTTCGGTTAAGTTTTTTGAAAAAAACTATGGAAACTTTAAGAGTTCAAAAAGTTTCCATAGTTTCGCATCGCAAATGGAAGCCGAAAACGAAAATAAGGTTCATATACGGAGTGAAGCCCTGCAGCTGTTTATGCAGTACGGTACCCGCAGTGTAAGCATGGACGATATTGCGGCGGCCGTTGGCAGCAGCAAGAAAACCATTTATCAGTACTATACCGACAAGGACCATCTGGTAGCGGAAGCGATCGAAGTGGCATTGATTGAGAACTGTACGCAATGCAAAAAGTTTCACCGGTTGTCGGAAAATGCCATACAGGAGGGCTTTTTGGCCATTGACCAGACATCGGAATTGTTCCGCAATATGAACCCTGTATTAATGAATGATCTGAAAAAGTATCATCCCAAGGCCTATAAACGGTTTGTTGAATATAAGAGCGAGTTCATTTATGATATTATTGTTAATAATATCAAACGCGGGATCGAAGAGGGGCTTTACCGGGAGGATCTGAATATCGATATCATCGCCCAGTTCCGGGTTGGCAGCATCGACATTCTTTTTATGCCGGAGTTTTATGGCAGGGTGAAGGAAGGCTTGTTCCGGGTTCAGCTGGAGATATTTTACTTTTTCCTTTACGGAATGGCGACCCCCAAAGGGCAGAAATTGATCGAAAAATATAAAAAACATAAACCAAAAAATAGTTCAGATGCAAAAGATTAGGCTGATGGTATTAACCATCGTTGGGCTGGTGATGGCAGGCAGCGGAAGGGCACAGGACAGCACCCATTACTTTACATTACAGCAGGCGCTGGATTACGGGCAGAAACATAATGTGCAGGTAAAAAATGCCCTGCTGGATATCAAGTTACAGGAACAGGTAAACCGTGAGGTGACCGGCAGCGCTTATCCGCAGATCAACGCGAGCGGTGAGGTTGTAGATAATTTCAAATTACCCGTTTCCATTATCCCGGCGGGAACCGTTTTTATGCCCGGCACACCTCCCACAACAGAGGATACCCGTTTGTCTTTTGGTGTAAAATGGAGCAGCATGGGCGGCGTGTCAATCAGCCAGATCCTTTTTGACGGTCAGGTTTTTACCGGTTTGCAGGCGAGAAAGACACTGATCGATTATAAAGCAAAAACGGCGGAGGTTACTGAAGAACAAATCCGGCAGACAATTGCCAAGGTGTACTACCAGCTGGTGGTGAGCAAAACACAGGTAGCACTGATCGATTCAAACCTGGCCCTCGTTCAGAAAAACAGGAATGATACGAAAATCATGTATGATAACGGGTTTGCAGAAAAA includes:
- a CDS encoding tetratricopeptide repeat protein, translating into MKKIFTAGLFLMGTVMAFGQDEIASMRENARKFMLSGDMDNAVLVLNKAAQTDKNNIDVQKDLALAYYYKKDYAKGLEIIKPVIASENADVAAYQLAGTLYRGTDNGKEAEKIYKTAIEKFPKQGPLYSEYGEVLEIMKNGTAAISMWEKGMEMAPSYSGNYYNAAVYYYKQPEGKIWAILYGEIYANMESLNPKSGNIKKMVLDAYKELFSGNLSQTASNTKNEFAKAVLETFARQSGITAQGLTPETLAMIRTRFVLDWINNYNKKYPYRLFEYHQQLMKDGIFDAYNQWMFGPVNNQSAFETWASNNKTLYDKFTEFHKSRVFKMPAGQVYSNRK
- a CDS encoding MFS transporter, with amino-acid sequence MMQKAIGKYRWTICGLLFFATTVNYLDRQVLSLLAPELTHKFGWTNSDYGNITAVFQFVYALSMLFAGRIVDKLGTKWGYAWALIIWSVGAIMHAEAVNIGHAANTVLSWFGIAAVPVSIIGFMIARAVLGFGEAGNFPAAIKATAEYFPKKERSLATGIFNSGTNLGAILAPLTVPWIAGHWGWESTFIIIGAIGFLWLLFWFYYYDIPEKQKRLSQEELAYIQSDVDENTNQSAAVPGAKVPWFKLLGYKQTWSFAIGKFLTDGVWWFYLFWLPKYLEAQYGLTGQALALPLFVLYSMTMVGSIGGGWFPMYFIKKGYHAYDGRMRAMILIALFPLLVLLAQPLGHISYWVPVLLIGIGASAHQAWSANIFTTVSDMFPKKTVASVTGIGGMAGGIGGVVVSLISGKLFDYYKALGHIETGYAIIFGFCAIAYVLSWIIMKSLVPKYKPITDL
- a CDS encoding TetR/AcrR family transcriptional regulator → MEAENENKVHIRSEALQLFMQYGTRSVSMDDIAAAVGSSKKTIYQYYTDKDHLVAEAIEVALIENCTQCKKFHRLSENAIQEGFLAIDQTSELFRNMNPVLMNDLKKYHPKAYKRFVEYKSEFIYDIIVNNIKRGIEEGLYREDLNIDIIAQFRVGSIDILFMPEFYGRVKEGLFRVQLEIFYFFLYGMATPKGQKLIEKYKKHKPKNSSDAKD
- a CDS encoding DUF502 domain-containing protein, giving the protein MPEIMATANYKKEDSIIKRLFRYFLQGLIILAPITITIYILYQLFNWVDNLLRPVMVIPGLGFLTILLFVIFIGWISSSLIMEAVINFFDHWLERTPGIKLLYTSIKDFFKAFAGDKKKFTKPVLANIFNEDIWIVGFITDEEMEKFNLGVNMIGVYVPQAYNFAGQLYILPRERVRMIEDITPGDAMKYTVTGGVVEMEKPGTAPH
- a CDS encoding DUF1015 domain-containing protein; this encodes MSVIKPFPALRPDKAVAAKVASRPYDVLNSEEAREEVKNNPESFLHITKAEVDLAPDVPLHSSTVYEKAKENLAAFQQKGLLFKEDKPCYYIYQLIMDGRSQTGLVAASAVSDYENGLIKKHEFTRPEKEQDRINHMSTIEAQTGKVFLAYNNVAELDALIDQWKKEHAPEYDFTAEDGIRHTVWVVNDDAVIEQITTLFREKVPATYIADGHHRAASAAKVHKALPNSAEAAYFLTVIFPAAELAILDYNRVIKDLNGHTTENFIAALHEDFEVTASETAVKPGRLHEFGMYLDGKWYLLRSRPGTFTEDPIGILDVSILAENVLDKLLGIKDQRTDKRIDFVGGIRGIQELEKRVNSGEMNVAFSLYPVTIQQLFDIADSGEVMPPKSTWFEPKLRDGLLTHLL
- a CDS encoding AMP-dependent synthetase/ligase — protein: MNFPAYRLFDAIAHQLKHFPKPDMLNAKINGSWKSYSTKEVRAIVDQLSLGLLQKGVHGKNTSAEESDKIAIISQNRPEWVFTDLAVQQTGAILIPIYPTTNPHELEFILNESEAKFIFVSNRELLDKVRSVKSNFLRGIYSFDEIEGTPHYSALFVPVTEEQEATLTIAREQYSPQHTATIIYTSGTTGTPKGVMLSHENIVSNIYYSKASFPFPDQPQTRTLSFLPLNHIFEKMITYLYLFSGISIYYAESMETIADNLREIKPDGFTTVPRLLEKVYEKIMLKGKELTGIKKKLFYWSVNLGTQYDNRAGKGAFYKWQLGIARKLVFSKWREALGGRIRFIITGGAAAPERLLRIFNAAGIPVYEGYGPTEHSPVICVNREETGGTYYGTVGPPIEGIEVKIAEDGEILARSACVMQGYYKHPELTDEVVKDGWLYTGDIGVWVEDRFLKITDRKKELFKTSGGKYVAPQPIENKMKESKFIEQIMVVGNDKKFVSALIVPSFHAVKDWMQEQKLEIGSNEAIVKDPKVHELFRSVIDHHNVNFNHIEQIKKFELLPNEWSVDTGEMTPKLSLKRKVILEKFKKEIEGIYT